One Lytechinus variegatus isolate NC3 chromosome 11, Lvar_3.0, whole genome shotgun sequence DNA segment encodes these proteins:
- the LOC121423489 gene encoding uncharacterized protein LOC121423489: MMERNCETGHPFFKVLLVLLMLTTVHNAASQTTDTTTDQMYTSDGFFAFCIPSVNCGRQYIFAPTSNYREYPYHVVIGMIFQTLGQEETDIRVSFPGRSYEDHVILPAGSPPYNYTLPASLISQEAEAGIINSTVFVTSEQDVAIVSYNIAFKTSDTFSLIPAKFLGKEYFITLISGLFDDTIMISAFKKIVMVEIFLTSSIQLQNDTYNDGDTVRLVLLPFDSFQLISNSTNITGSRITANSSIAVTVSTECANVPEDIMFCDHLAEQLAPVKAWGMLHVLSPFPRRLSGYVFQIVASRNGTTAMYDNNTVNMNMGDYITVDNPSQNMTFVYADKPISVMQYSKGRSLDNNSYSDPSMIRVNPIKQYVTRTTIPVFEFNKTSSNDTTYIGMTAECKQFRGISIYQNEQLLSVPWDEEYSLQILDGIEMCSKWMVATHGRYSVESDGQGTYPGFHAVVYGTSFGRTYLYRAGSSDKDLTTSEENCVIDAIPFSNQTRVDLVDHGASIVVACNTGYSTGMGNLTEFMCDDGTLTDPPVCFENCVIDAIPFSNQTRVDLVDHGASIVVACHPGYSTGMGNLTELMCDNGTLTEPPVCYEIFPCSLSNMDVPMAVVCDGYYDCDHYEDESNCNNSVTYLEEGQSLTISTLSNTGGFYNTTLLKANTTNGFRIVFHRLHLNYDDEIRIGTGNDPSDPESIVTTVHGYAYYAEDVYIDTHKMWVVVIGSKQNSHINLKISVTAIDSLNFFPCTSSSMNLSVTLTCDRYYDCDNYEDESSCSKKYNNVSLNYDLSAL; this comes from the exons ATGATGGAGAGGAATTGCGAAACAGGTCATCCATTTTTCAAGGTTCTTCTCGTTCTTTTGATGCTTACAACGGTCCACAATGCAGCAAGTC agaCAACGGATACAACGACGGATCAGATGTACACTAGCGATG GGTTTTTTGCATTCTGCATTCCATCTGTAAACTGTGGGAGACAGTACATATTCGCCCCGACGTCGAATTACCGCGAATACCCTTATCATGTTGTGATTGGTATGATTTTCCAAACATTGGGTCAAGAAGAAACCGACATTCGAGTGTCGTTCCCAGGAAGATCATATGAAGACCATGTCATCCTGCCAGCTGGGTCTCCTCCATACAACTATACATTACCGGCGTCTCTGATAAGTCAGGAGGCAGAAGCGGGAATTATCAATTCGACGGTGTTTGTAACATCAGAGCAAGACGTAGCAATTGTTTCATATAACATCGCATTCAAAACATCGGACACATTTTCCCTGATACCCGCGAAGTTCCTTGGTAAGGAATACTTTATCACCCTGATATCTGGTTTGTTTGATGACACTATAATGATATCTGCTTTCAAAAAGATAGTGATGGTTGAAATCTTTCTAACTTCGTCCATTCAGCTCCAGAACGATACCTATAACGATGGCGACACTGTGAGACTCGTTCTTCTACCTTTTGATTCTTTCCAATTGATCTCAAATTCTACAAACATAACAGGATCTCGGATCACCGCAAACTCTTCGATTGCAGTAACAGTGAGTACCGAATGTGCTAATGTGCCTGAAGACATCATGTTTTGTGACCATCTTGCTGAACAGTTAGCTCCAGTGAAAGCTTGGGGAATGCTCCATGTGTTGAGCCCGTTCCCAAGACGACTTTCCGGCTACGTATTCCAGATAGTAGCTAGTCGGAATGGTACAACGGCGATGTACGATAACAATACTGTGAATATGAACATGGGCGATTATATCACAGTTGATAACCCCTCTCAAAACATGACTTTCGTGTATGCAGACAAACCCATCTCAGTGATGCAGTACAGCAAAGGGAGGAgtttagacaataattcataCAGTGATCCGTCAATGATTCGAGTTAACCCAATCAAGCAGTATGTCACAAGAACAACGATTCCAGTCTTCGAGTTCAACAAGACGTCATCAAATGATACCACATATATTGGAATGACTGCAGAGTGCAAGCAATTCAGGGGCATTTCAATTTACCAAAACGAACAACTTCTATCG GTACCATGGGATGAGGAATATTCTCTACAAATCCTTGATGGGATCGAAATGTGCTCAAAATGGATGGTTGCTACCCACGGAAGATATTCAGTAGAGAGCGACGGGCAGGGAACCTACCCAGGGTTTCATGCTGTGGTGTACGGTACGTCATTTGGCAGAACGTACTTGTACCGGGCTGGCTCAAGTGACAAAGACTTGACGACATCGGAAG AAAACTGTGtcatagatgcaattcctttctcaaaccAAACAAGGGTTGATTTAGTGGACCATGGTGCAAGTATCGTTGTAGCTTGTAATACGGGCTACTCCACCGGTATGGGCAATCTAACAGAGTTCATGTGTGATGATGGGACACTTACTGATCCTCCTGTCTGTTTTG aAAACTGTGtcatagatgcaattcctttctcaaatcaaacaaggGTTGATTTAGTGGACCATGGTGCAAGTATCGTTGTAGCTTGTCATCCGGGCTACTCCACCGGTATGGGCAAtctaacagagctcatgtgtgataatgGAACACTCACTGAacctcctgtctgttatg AGATTTTTCCTTGTTCACTATCAAACATGGACGTACCGATGGCGGTGGTTTGTGATGGATATTACGATTGTGATCATTACGAGGATGAATCTAATTGCA ATAACTCAGTTACATACCTCGAGGAAGGCCAATCACTTACTATAAGCACGCTATCTAACACAGGAGGATTCTACAATACAACCCTGTTGAAAGCAAATACTACAAATGGGTTTCGAATTGTGTTCCATCGTTTGCATcttaattatgatgatgaaatcCGAATAGGGACAGGGAACGATCCATCTGATCCCGAGTCTATTGTTACTACTGTCCATGGATATGCATACTACGCGGAAGATGTATACATAGATACCCACAAAATGTGGGTTGTTGTTATAGGATCGAAACAGAACAGTCATATTAATCTGAAAATAAGCGTTACTGCTATTGATTCTCTTA ATTTCTTTCCTTGTACATCGTCTTCCATGAACTTGTCAGTGACGTTGACTTGTGATAGATATTACGACTGCGATAATTATGAAGACGAATCATCATGCAGTAAGAAATACAATAATGTATctttaaattatgatttatctgcactctaa